In the genome of Gemmatimonadota bacterium, one region contains:
- a CDS encoding RNA polymerase sigma factor has product MGDVQGTIEAVWKIEASRLISAIARVTGDISIAEELAQDALVLAFERWPHEGIPENPAAWLMIAAKRRAIDGLRRGRMIAQKHEEITRDIEWQQQRLCEAMDQALDQVIDDDVLRLIFTACHPVLPVEGRVALTLRLLGGLSTAETARALLVTEKTMGQRISRAKKALSNARVPFETPRGDELKRRLKSVLSVVYLIFNEGYTATSGAEWMRSELSAEALRLGWLLAQLLPDESEVHALLALMELNASRAAARVGSDGEPVLLPDQDRSLWDRAQVQRGMAALERAERLGGGAGNYALQAAIAACHMRARTADETDWERIVFLYHNLLDVNPSPVVGLNRAVAVGMAYGPAAGLNALDSIAAGLSDTALASYHLFPSVRGDLLMKLGRFAEAGKEIQRAIALTQNRREQMLLARRLKETEEAAPSI; this is encoded by the coding sequence ATGGGCGATGTTCAGGGGACGATAGAGGCCGTCTGGAAGATCGAGGCAAGTCGGCTCATTTCTGCGATTGCCCGCGTCACCGGCGACATCAGCATTGCCGAGGAATTGGCGCAGGACGCGCTGGTTCTGGCATTTGAGCGGTGGCCGCATGAGGGTATTCCCGAGAATCCCGCTGCGTGGCTGATGATAGCGGCGAAGCGGCGAGCCATCGACGGTCTGCGTCGTGGACGGATGATTGCGCAGAAGCACGAGGAGATTACCCGAGACATTGAATGGCAGCAGCAGCGGCTCTGTGAGGCGATGGATCAGGCTCTCGATCAGGTCATCGACGACGACGTACTCCGGCTCATCTTCACCGCGTGCCATCCTGTGCTGCCGGTCGAGGGCCGCGTTGCACTTACCCTGCGCTTGCTTGGTGGTCTCTCTACCGCTGAGACTGCCCGCGCACTGCTGGTCACCGAGAAGACGATGGGACAACGGATTTCCCGCGCCAAGAAGGCGCTATCCAACGCCCGGGTACCCTTCGAGACGCCGCGTGGTGATGAGCTGAAACGCAGGCTGAAGTCAGTACTGTCAGTAGTGTACCTGATTTTCAACGAAGGTTACACAGCGACATCAGGCGCGGAGTGGATGCGATCAGAACTCTCCGCCGAGGCGTTGCGGCTCGGATGGCTTCTTGCGCAGCTTCTGCCGGACGAATCTGAAGTTCACGCGCTTCTGGCCTTGATGGAACTGAACGCCTCGCGCGCTGCGGCTCGCGTGGGAAGCGACGGTGAGCCGGTATTGCTTCCGGATCAGGATCGTTCGCTCTGGGACCGCGCGCAGGTTCAGCGTGGCATGGCCGCGCTCGAACGCGCTGAACGGCTCGGCGGGGGTGCCGGAAACTATGCGTTGCAGGCGGCAATAGCCGCTTGTCACATGCGTGCCCGCACCGCCGACGAGACCGATTGGGAACGCATCGTGTTCCTCTATCACAACTTGCTCGACGTCAATCCGTCTCCCGTCGTAGGACTCAATCGCGCAGTTGCTGTAGGTATGGCCTACGGTCCAGCTGCAGGGCTGAATGCACTCGATTCCATCGCGGCAGGCCTTTCCGACACTGCGCTGGCTTCCTATCACCTCTTTCCCAGCGTTCGAGGAGACCTGCTCATGAAACTGGGCAGATTCGCCGAGGCAGGGAAGGAAATCCAGCGCGCCATCGCTCTGACGCAGAACCGTCGAGAGCAGATGCTGTTGGCGCGCAGACTCAAGGAGACGGAAGAAGCCGCCCCATCGATTTAG
- a CDS encoding YciI family protein produces MPQYLVSTYFPDNFDPSTIDEAAVEGIHAFNRELDAAGVTKFACGLGAAHTLRTQPDGELLLTDGPYLEAKEHVGGLSIWECADLDEVRAWALRAASLCGVSMPAEVREIFFVPAPEKG; encoded by the coding sequence ATGCCGCAATATCTGGTTTCGACGTACTTCCCCGACAACTTCGATCCGTCGACTATCGACGAAGCAGCAGTAGAGGGAATTCACGCGTTCAACAGGGAATTGGACGCTGCCGGCGTGACGAAGTTTGCCTGCGGTCTCGGCGCGGCCCACACGCTCCGGACACAGCCCGACGGGGAGCTGCTTCTTACCGACGGGCCATATCTGGAGGCCAAGGAACACGTAGGCGGATTGTCGATCTGGGAGTGTGCCGACCTGGACGAGGTACGTGCCTGGGCGCTCAGGGCTGCCAGTTTGTGCGGCGTGTCCATGCCGGCCGAGGTGCGGGAGATCTTCTTCGTGCCCGCTCCCGAAAAGGGCTGA